The following proteins are encoded in a genomic region of Methanobrevibacter sp.:
- the xseA gene encoding exodeoxyribonuclease VII large subunit codes for MEEKFISVSHLNHKLKMHVSKGPFKNILVEGELSDISTSKRGFSYFKLKDEKSTIDCIVYPRILKKSPQLKEGLNIEIKGSVEVYKPHGKCQIKVNKIKEAGLGKLFEKLQQLTEKLESEGLFEDDHKKEIPRIPKKIGIITSKTGAAIKDIITTIERRWPYCNAIIFPSLVQGKEAPKNLIKQLKHADEFGCDTLIIGRGGGSIEDLWAFNNEQLARAVYSCRTPIISAVGHQRDTTLIDYVADRRAATPTAAAELAVPNVKEIEGRYSNLKSRLENSLNRTLSENRQRLDFVLRSNVIRNPFSIFDDEKMRFESSVYKIKASSNKIHDSKRNRLNELTRSFRYYSKTLETSKRNQLEKLIDRFGYSSEKYQNAKRNQLNDLTRSFRYHSETMGKSKRSELEKLTSRFSYSSEKYQNAKRNQLEKLTTKFDYTSKRYANVKRTEFDLLKKDFKSVSNNMVFTKKTELNSVKNSRILRNPQRILQPKMRQYDRMYEKLEVVNPLNSLKRGYTIAKKDKKAITSVKDLDKDDIVEIQFKDGNVNTKVI; via the coding sequence TTGGAAGAAAAATTTATCTCGGTCAGCCATCTGAACCACAAATTGAAAATGCACGTCTCCAAAGGACCCTTCAAAAACATTCTCGTGGAAGGGGAATTATCTGACATCAGTACTTCAAAAAGAGGCTTTTCTTATTTTAAACTGAAAGATGAAAAATCAACAATCGACTGTATTGTCTACCCCCGCATTTTAAAAAAATCTCCACAATTGAAAGAAGGCCTTAATATAGAGATAAAAGGCAGCGTGGAAGTTTATAAGCCTCATGGAAAATGTCAGATTAAGGTGAATAAAATAAAAGAGGCAGGACTGGGAAAACTATTTGAAAAACTGCAGCAATTAACTGAAAAGCTTGAAAGTGAAGGGCTGTTTGAAGATGACCATAAAAAGGAAATTCCAAGAATCCCCAAAAAGATAGGGATAATAACCTCAAAGACAGGGGCTGCAATAAAAGACATCATAACAACAATAGAACGCAGATGGCCCTATTGCAATGCCATCATATTTCCAAGTTTGGTTCAGGGAAAGGAAGCACCCAAAAACCTTATAAAACAATTGAAGCATGCCGATGAGTTCGGATGTGATACATTGATTATCGGCCGTGGGGGAGGAAGCATAGAGGATCTTTGGGCCTTTAACAATGAACAGTTAGCTAGAGCTGTTTATTCCTGCAGAACACCCATAATAAGTGCCGTAGGCCATCAAAGAGATACTACATTAATAGATTATGTTGCAGATAGGAGAGCTGCAACTCCGACTGCAGCTGCAGAACTGGCAGTTCCAAACGTGAAGGAAATAGAAGGCAGATACTCAAATCTGAAATCAAGGCTCGAAAATAGCTTAAACAGAACATTGAGTGAAAACAGACAAAGGCTGGATTTTGTCTTAAGAAGCAATGTAATTAGAAATCCTTTTTCCATATTTGACGATGAAAAAATGCGCTTTGAAAGCAGCGTTTACAAGATCAAAGCATCATCCAATAAGATTCACGATTCAAAAAGAAACAGGCTGAACGAGTTGACCAGAAGCTTCAGATACTATTCTAAAACCTTGGAAACATCCAAAAGAAACCAGCTGGAAAAGCTCATTGACAGATTCGGCTACTCATCAGAAAAATACCAGAATGCAAAAAGAAACCAGCTGAATGACCTGACCAGAAGCTTCAGATATCATTCAGAAACAATGGGAAAGTCAAAAAGAAGCGAGCTTGAAAAGCTAACAAGCAGATTCAGCTATTCGTCAGAAAAATACCAGAATGCAAAAAGAAACCAGCTGGAAAAGCTGACAACAAAATTTGACTACACATCAAAAAGATATGCAAATGTCAAGAGAACCGAATTTGACTTGCTGAAAAAGGATTTCAAATCCGTTTCGAACAATATGGTATTCACCAAAAAGACAGAACTTAACTCTGTCAAGAATTCGAGGATCTTAAGAAATCCCCAAAGAATACTGCAGCCAAAGATGCGGCAGTACGACAGAATGTATGAAAAGCTGGAGGTAGTAAATCCGTTGAATTCACTGAAGCGTGGATATACAATAGCTAAAAAAGACAAAAAGGCAATAACAAGCGTAAAAGATTTAGATAAGGATGACATTGTAGAAATACAATTCAAAGACGGGAACGTCAATACAAAAGTGATATGA
- a CDS encoding nascent polypeptide-associated complex protein: protein MIPGMNPKQMKKMERQMKKMGMDMKELKNVKEVIIRLEDKELIIPNADVSMMNVMGQETYQVSGKAHEVEIEQELVIPEEDIEMVANQANVSAEEAEEALIECEGDLAEAILKLSQ from the coding sequence ATGATACCTGGAATGAATCCTAAGCAAATGAAAAAAATGGAAAGACAAATGAAAAAGATGGGAATGGACATGAAAGAGCTTAAAAACGTTAAAGAGGTCATTATCCGTCTTGAAGATAAGGAATTAATCATTCCAAATGCTGATGTTAGTATGATGAACGTCATGGGACAGGAAACCTATCAGGTAAGTGGAAAAGCTCATGAAGTTGAAATTGAACAGGAACTTGTTATTCCTGAAGAAGATATTGAAATGGTAGCTAATCAGGCCAATGTGTCTGCTGAAGAGGCTGAAGAAGCTTTAATTGAATGTGAAGGGGATTTGGCAGAGGCTATTTTGAAATTGTCTCAATAG
- a CDS encoding glycosyl transferase translates to MKIGGNVENNTLQSLIKSSLLELNDVKLSLTEMDYEIRKEDKTNKIRELESIIVEKEKEVSLIKFKADEAVDILKEELEEKDREIQRNENKIYELNYVNTSLEEVKGYFANQLKEYKEQELSEINNRLNDAYQSIAKKDAQISNLSRQIDEYKIEIIKLENDVESQNKILVLEKEIEIRDNQIREINNQLNMIKDQSVPIEEYYRLKEELTKKDNKIKRLEEINEFFNELQEENEYYSSNAPETPPFRLDKQ, encoded by the coding sequence ATGAAAATTGGTGGCAATGTTGAAAACAATACGTTACAATCTCTAATTAAATCCAGTTTATTGGAACTTAATGATGTTAAATTAAGTTTAACAGAAATGGATTATGAAATCCGGAAGGAAGATAAAACTAATAAAATTAGAGAATTGGAAAGTATAATTGTTGAAAAAGAAAAAGAAGTATCATTGATAAAATTCAAAGCTGATGAAGCTGTCGACATCCTTAAAGAAGAACTTGAGGAAAAGGACAGGGAGATTCAACGTAATGAAAATAAGATTTATGAACTTAATTATGTCAACACATCCTTAGAGGAAGTTAAAGGTTATTTTGCTAATCAACTTAAAGAGTACAAAGAGCAGGAATTGTCTGAAATTAACAACAGATTGAACGACGCTTATCAAAGCATAGCTAAAAAGGATGCTCAAATCAGCAATCTTTCAAGACAGATCGATGAATATAAGATAGAAATCATCAAACTTGAAAACGATGTTGAAAGTCAAAATAAAATCTTGGTTCTTGAAAAGGAAATTGAAATTAGGGACAATCAAATTAGAGAAATCAATAATCAATTGAACATGATCAAAGACCAATCCGTTCCAATCGAAGAATATTATCGTTTAAAAGAAGAATTAACCAAAAAGGATAATAAGATTAAAAGATTGGAAGAAATTAATGAGTTTTTCAATGAATTGCAAGAGGAAAATGAATATTACTCAAGCAATGCTCCCGAAACACCTCCATTCAGATTGGATAAACAATAA
- the mtrA gene encoding tetrahydromethanopterin S-methyltransferase subunit A yields the protein MADKKAPAEGWPVISGDYIVGDPESPVAVTTLASHIEGELEGAAIAGPCKTENLGVEKVVANIISNPNIRFLILSGAEVQGHITGQSIVALHENGCDPEKKSINGAVGAIPFVENIPLEGIDRFQNQLEIVDMIDVEDSGAINAKISECVEKDPGAYEEEALMVAIEEDDDGNEKVVILSKPSDKKPRNAS from the coding sequence ATGGCAGATAAAAAAGCTCCAGCTGAAGGCTGGCCAGTAATCAGTGGAGATTACATTGTAGGTGATCCAGAAAGTCCTGTAGCAGTAACTACCCTTGCATCACATATTGAAGGAGAATTGGAAGGGGCTGCAATCGCAGGGCCATGTAAAACAGAAAATCTTGGTGTAGAAAAGGTTGTTGCAAACATCATTTCAAATCCTAACATTAGATTTTTGATTTTGTCAGGTGCTGAAGTACAAGGTCACATTACAGGCCAAAGTATTGTGGCACTGCATGAAAACGGCTGTGACCCTGAGAAGAAAAGCATAAATGGTGCTGTAGGGGCTATTCCTTTTGTAGAAAACATTCCTCTTGAAGGTATTGATAGATTCCAAAATCAATTGGAAATTGTAGATATGATTGATGTGGAAGATTCAGGAGCTATCAATGCTAAAATTAGTGAATGTGTAGAAAAGGATCCTGGCGCTTATGAAGAAGAGGCTTTAATGGTAGCTATTGAAGAAGATGATGATGGAAACGAAAAGGTAGTAATTCTTTCAAAACCTTCTGACAAAAAACCTAGAAACGCTTCTTAG
- a CDS encoding DUF1002 domain-containing protein, with protein MRKLAIGGIVIILVVIGAFAASDNVLTNNNDTTMVITYGETTYNNQQYKSIVDDYFSQNANVILENVTTEVITANEVNQISQGISNKTYDSNQIFSSALVDLNGTGNLTVNVDTSKITLVTEEMYASALNSTGINQGYVVVTSPISATGESALAGIMSCYEEATNKHIPDEVKKAANDEIYAQSEVVNSSNASPHQISGLVSEVKEEVAQNNTTDIGAIADAVEQTASNNGIELSQADIDKLAEAILQTQSVKDQANDYKNQVTNVINNGGNGFNIFNIFNF; from the coding sequence TTGCGTAAATTAGCAATTGGTGGAATTGTTATAATACTTGTTGTTATTGGTGCATTTGCAGCATCAGACAATGTTTTAACAAATAACAACGATACAACAATGGTAATAACATATGGAGAAACCACATATAACAATCAACAGTACAAATCTATTGTTGATGATTATTTTAGTCAAAATGCGAATGTTATTTTGGAAAACGTTACAACCGAAGTAATTACAGCAAATGAGGTAAATCAAATCTCACAGGGAATAAGCAATAAAACCTACGATTCAAACCAGATATTCTCATCAGCACTGGTTGATTTGAATGGTACTGGGAATCTGACAGTCAATGTGGACACATCAAAGATAACTCTTGTAACAGAGGAGATGTATGCTTCAGCCCTAAATTCAACAGGAATCAATCAGGGATATGTTGTAGTGACAAGCCCAATTTCTGCAACTGGGGAATCAGCACTTGCAGGAATCATGAGCTGTTATGAGGAAGCTACAAACAAACATATTCCAGATGAGGTTAAAAAGGCTGCAAACGATGAAATCTACGCACAAAGTGAAGTCGTAAACAGCTCAAACGCAAGTCCTCATCAGATATCAGGATTGGTAAGTGAGGTTAAGGAAGAGGTAGCCCAAAACAACACAACCGACATTGGCGCCATTGCAGATGCAGTTGAGCAGACCGCAAGCAACAATGGAATAGAGCTTTCACAGGCAGACATAGATAAGCTTGCAGAAGCAATCTTGCAGACACAATCAGTAAAAGATCAGGCAAACGACTACAAAAATCAGGTAACCAATGTAATTAACAATGGAGGAAACGGATTTAACATTTTCAACATTTTCAACTTTTAA
- a CDS encoding exodeoxyribonuclease VII small subunit, whose product MENMSFEESLKELEEIVEKLENGDVSLDNAIEEFNKAMQLIKTCDAKLNNAEEAIAKIVNENDELIDFEIDEEY is encoded by the coding sequence ATGGAAAATATGAGTTTTGAAGAAAGCTTAAAAGAACTAGAAGAAATTGTTGAAAAATTGGAAAACGGAGATGTATCTCTAGACAATGCAATTGAAGAGTTTAACAAGGCAATGCAACTGATCAAAACCTGCGATGCCAAATTAAACAATGCAGAAGAGGCAATTGCAAAAATCGTCAATGAAAACGATGAGCTCATTGACTTTGAAATAGATGAGGAATATTGA
- a CDS encoding metallophosphoesterase, translating into MLTIAHISDLHVSDSDFNEDVFLEAVDEINALAPDFIILTGDLTNKGYYTQFEKVKQYLELFDAPIFAVPGNHDARNLGDETFEELIGEASWKLADKENKFVVIGLDSSLPDLNEGSIGKPQKLWLDHQLDECVINELFTIVAFHHHIIPIPKTGRERNVLLDAGDILKTLVDHEVDMVLVGHKHVPNVWKMNNTLIINAGSISSKKLRGNDVNSYNIYYIDETTINIVLKKVGKEPISLGQYPKNVY; encoded by the coding sequence ATGCTTACTATAGCCCATATTTCAGATTTGCATGTAAGTGACTCTGATTTCAATGAAGATGTATTTTTAGAGGCTGTTGATGAAATCAATGCATTGGCTCCTGACTTCATTATTCTCACAGGCGACCTTACAAATAAGGGGTATTATACCCAATTCGAAAAGGTCAAGCAGTATTTGGAGCTATTTGACGCACCTATATTTGCTGTTCCTGGAAACCATGATGCTAGAAATCTAGGTGACGAAACATTTGAAGAGCTTATTGGTGAGGCTAGCTGGAAATTGGCTGATAAGGAGAACAAGTTTGTAGTTATAGGTCTTGACAGCTCCCTTCCAGATTTGAATGAGGGAAGCATTGGAAAGCCTCAAAAGCTATGGTTGGACCATCAGCTTGACGAATGTGTGATCAACGAGCTTTTCACCATTGTTGCATTTCACCACCATATCATTCCAATTCCAAAAACCGGAAGGGAAAGAAATGTCCTATTGGATGCTGGAGACATTCTTAAGACATTGGTTGATCATGAAGTGGACATGGTTTTGGTTGGCCACAAGCACGTTCCCAACGTTTGGAAGATGAACAATACATTGATAATAAATGCAGGTTCAATCTCTTCCAAAAAGCTTCGTGGAAACGATGTGAATTCATACAACATTTATTATATTGATGAAACAACAATTAACATTGTCCTGAAAAAGGTTGGTAAAGAACCGATTTCTTTAGGTCAATATCCTAAAAACGTTTATTGA
- a CDS encoding glycosyltransferase yields the protein MVKLSLILCVYNGEKYVDEAISSALDQSLEDIELIIVNDGSTDKTLDIINSYLIDPRIKIINQKNKGLGAARNVGMNHASGEYIGFLDADDWLDSKMCEVAYNEAKSNDTDITMFKIINQDDSTGEKYESDWFNLKNLDGRFDNKVFSPDDTKDVLFDFSVSACQKIYKNSFLKEIGAEFPEGIYFEDMPFFYYVYLNAERISIIREHLYIRRKHDSSITEKIDAKFLDTVPAGQIMFNNFVEGGFYEDYKFDLIAYKVNGPRMALASITDDYKAPLFNLIKEDYENIRKTEYYNDFLDNLGPKKKKFFLDMLKSDSYDEFIEINENKY from the coding sequence ATGGTAAAATTATCCTTGATCCTTTGTGTTTACAATGGAGAAAAATATGTTGATGAAGCTATTAGTAGCGCATTAGATCAAAGCTTGGAAGACATTGAATTGATTATTGTAAACGATGGTTCAACCGATAAGACATTAGACATTATAAATAGCTATTTGATTGACCCTAGAATTAAAATAATAAACCAAAAGAATAAAGGCCTCGGTGCTGCAAGAAACGTTGGAATGAATCATGCCTCAGGAGAATACATTGGATTTCTGGATGCTGACGACTGGCTGGACAGCAAAATGTGTGAAGTAGCATACAACGAAGCCAAAAGCAACGATACTGACATTACAATGTTTAAAATTATAAACCAAGATGATTCCACAGGAGAAAAATATGAAAGTGACTGGTTTAACCTGAAAAACCTCGATGGAAGATTTGACAACAAAGTGTTTTCTCCAGATGATACCAAAGATGTCCTATTTGATTTTTCCGTTAGCGCATGCCAAAAAATATATAAAAATAGCTTCCTGAAAGAAATAGGAGCAGAATTTCCTGAAGGAATTTATTTTGAGGACATGCCCTTCTTTTACTACGTGTATCTTAATGCAGAAAGAATTTCAATCATAAGAGAACATCTCTACATCAGGCGCAAACATGACTCATCAATTACTGAGAAGATAGATGCCAAATTCTTAGATACTGTTCCTGCAGGACAAATAATGTTTAATAACTTTGTTGAAGGAGGATTTTACGAAGATTACAAATTCGATCTGATAGCCTACAAGGTTAACGGGCCTAGAATGGCATTAGCTTCAATAACTGATGATTACAAAGCACCGTTATTTAATTTGATAAAAGAAGATTATGAAAATATTAGAAAAACGGAATACTATAATGACTTTTTGGATAATCTAGGACCAAAAAAGAAAAAATTCTTCTTAGACATGCTGAAATCAGACAGCTATGATGAATTTATAGAAATTAATGAAAACAAGTATTAA
- a CDS encoding cyclase family protein, which produces MIEIKISIMPFIDLTHNLTNETIEFPGDPKTKIIHVENEDCNLFEVTTGLHTGTHMDAPFHYMTDGEKINEIDINDFIGKAKLLQSTSKKINPSDALEEIVIINTNWSKHWGTHKYFSEYPYLSIEFAERLVEENVKGVAIDTCSVDKHDENEIHKLLLKNKIWIVENIANSGKLKGKYYKSYFIPLKIEAEASPIRAFVKEI; this is translated from the coding sequence TTGATTGAAATTAAAATATCAATTATGCCTTTTATTGACTTGACACACAATTTAACAAATGAAACAATAGAATTTCCAGGAGATCCAAAAACAAAGATCATACATGTTGAAAATGAGGACTGCAACCTGTTCGAAGTTACCACAGGACTTCATACTGGAACCCATATGGATGCTCCGTTCCATTATATGACTGATGGAGAAAAGATTAATGAAATTGACATCAATGATTTCATCGGAAAGGCAAAATTATTGCAAAGCACATCCAAGAAAATCAACCCTTCCGATGCATTGGAAGAAATTGTCATTATAAATACAAATTGGTCAAAGCATTGGGGCACTCATAAATACTTTAGTGAATATCCTTACTTATCCATTGAATTTGCTGAAAGATTAGTTGAAGAAAATGTTAAAGGGGTTGCAATAGATACATGTTCAGTAGATAAACATGATGAAAATGAAATTCATAAGTTACTGTTAAAAAATAAGATATGGATTGTGGAAAATATAGCAAATAGTGGCAAACTTAAAGGGAAATACTATAAATCCTATTTCATTCCATTAAAAATTGAAGCCGAAGCTTCTCCAATAAGGGCATTTGTTAAAGAGATATAA
- a CDS encoding sugar phosphate isomerase/epimerase family protein, protein MKLGFSTLSLFSKTNDKIVETAKNNGFEMIELLAENPFNFNTPEALKSFDVLIHGPTVDLNIASINKGIKEESVKQMKDTIDMAENVNAKAITVHPGKIGRNDERLRKIAMEKAIESIGELVDYANLTVSVENMPSRFSFLANNVEELEQIQQETGCKITIDTGHANTCENPEEFFDLKNICYFHLNDNNGEKDQHLTLGEGTLDLNLLKKVDCGIIELNNFDNILKSKDVIKSLFKK, encoded by the coding sequence ATGAAACTAGGATTTTCAACATTATCACTGTTTAGCAAAACAAATGACAAAATTGTAGAAACGGCAAAAAACAATGGATTTGAGATGATTGAATTATTGGCTGAGAATCCATTTAACTTCAATACTCCCGAAGCACTGAAGAGTTTTGATGTTTTAATTCATGGCCCCACAGTGGATTTGAATATAGCCAGCATAAACAAAGGAATAAAAGAGGAAAGCGTCAAGCAGATGAAAGACACAATAGACATGGCAGAAAACGTGAATGCAAAGGCCATTACAGTACATCCCGGAAAAATTGGAAGAAATGATGAAAGATTAAGGAAAATAGCTATGGAAAAGGCAATTGAAAGCATAGGCGAACTTGTAGATTATGCAAATTTAACCGTATCCGTTGAAAATATGCCTTCAAGATTCTCGTTTCTAGCAAATAACGTTGAGGAACTTGAACAAATCCAGCAGGAGACAGGATGCAAGATTACAATAGATACAGGCCATGCCAATACCTGTGAAAATCCGGAAGAATTTTTTGACTTGAAAAATATATGCTATTTCCATTTGAATGACAACAACGGTGAAAAAGACCAGCACTTAACACTTGGGGAAGGAACACTTGACCTGAATCTTCTTAAAAAGGTAGACTGCGGGATAATAGAGTTGAATAACTTTGACAATATTCTTAAAAGTAAAGATGTTATAAAATCACTTTTTAAAAAATAA
- a CDS encoding radical SAM protein, with protein sequence MHYKRAKGILSAKNRMNIYRGCTHGCIYCDSRSEIYNMDHEFEDVEVKENALELLKKAIHSKKEKCIIGTGAMTDPYLPLEKELEYVRKSLKLIDRYGFGFTCITKSDLVLRDLDLLKSINNKSRAVVQMTMTTYDEELCRILEPNVSTTFERFKALKKLNEENIPTVVWMTPILPFINDNKDNIKGIVEYCSEANVYGIICFEMGLTLREGNREHFYSKLDEHFPGIKEKYIRTYGDSYVLPSKRNSQLMKLFKRKTRENGILNDSDMIFEYLNKFPKKDIQAKLF encoded by the coding sequence ATGCATTATAAAAGAGCCAAAGGCATTTTATCGGCTAAAAATAGGATGAATATCTATAGGGGATGCACTCATGGGTGCATCTACTGCGATTCAAGAAGTGAAATTTACAATATGGATCATGAATTTGAGGATGTTGAGGTTAAGGAGAATGCCCTGGAGCTTCTTAAAAAAGCCATTCATTCAAAAAAGGAAAAATGCATTATAGGCACAGGTGCCATGACCGACCCGTATCTGCCGTTAGAGAAAGAATTGGAATATGTTAGGAAATCCTTAAAACTTATTGACAGGTACGGATTTGGATTTACTTGCATTACAAAATCAGATCTTGTTTTAAGGGATTTAGATTTGCTTAAAAGCATTAATAACAAAAGCAGGGCAGTTGTTCAAATGACAATGACGACCTATGATGAGGAGCTTTGCCGGATATTGGAACCCAATGTTTCAACGACATTTGAAAGGTTCAAGGCTCTTAAAAAGTTAAACGAGGAAAACATTCCAACCGTTGTTTGGATGACTCCGATTTTGCCATTCATTAACGATAATAAGGACAACATAAAAGGAATCGTTGAATACTGTAGTGAAGCAAATGTTTATGGAATCATATGCTTTGAAATGGGTCTTACTCTAAGGGAAGGAAACAGGGAACATTTCTATTCAAAATTGGACGAACATTTCCCAGGCATTAAAGAGAAATACATCAGAACATATGGGGACAGCTATGTTTTGCCAAGCAAAAGAAACAGTCAGCTCATGAAACTTTTTAAGAGGAAAACAAGAGAAAACGGAATATTGAACGACAGTGACATGATATTTGAATATTTGAATAAGTTTCCAAAAAAGGATATTCAAGCAAAGTTATTTTAA
- the thsA gene encoding thermosome subunit alpha, producing the protein MAQGQPIFILPEGTNRMIGRDAQRNNILAAKVLAETVRTTLGPKGMDKMLVDGLGDIVVTNDGVTILKEMDIEHPAAKMLVEVAKTQEDEVGDGTTTAVIIAGELLKNAENLLDLDIHPTIVAMGYRQAAAKAQEILDNIAIDTVDRETLMKVAMTAMTGKGTEAAREPLAELIVDAVQKVADGNDVDIDHIKIEKKDGAVVEESTLVEGVIVDKERVHPGMPKEVKDAKIALVNTPLEVKETEVDAEIRITDPAQMQAFIEQEENMVKEMVQKIVDAGADVLFAQKGIDDLAQHYLAKAGVLAVRRVKKSDIEKLARATGATVVSNLDDLEEADLGEAGIVEERKVSGEDMIFVEECKSAKAVTLFVRGSTKHIVDEIVRAIEDAIGVVAATVEDDQVVAGGGAPEIAMAKKLKDYAESISGREQLAVTAFAEALEVVPKTLAENAGLDSIDSLVDLRASHEDNPYMGLNVFTGKVMDMKDAGVIEPKRVKKQAIQSASEAAEMILRIDDVIASSGSGNPDMDPAAMGGMPPMM; encoded by the coding sequence ATGGCACAAGGACAACCAATTTTTATTTTACCTGAAGGTACCAACAGAATGATTGGTAGAGATGCACAAAGAAACAACATCTTAGCTGCTAAAGTGCTTGCAGAAACTGTAAGAACCACTTTAGGTCCAAAAGGAATGGACAAAATGTTAGTAGACGGTCTTGGTGATATTGTAGTAACCAACGACGGAGTAACTATCTTAAAAGAAATGGATATTGAACATCCTGCAGCAAAAATGCTCGTAGAAGTAGCTAAAACCCAAGAAGATGAAGTAGGTGACGGAACTACAACTGCAGTAATCATTGCTGGAGAATTATTAAAGAACGCTGAAAACTTACTTGACTTAGACATTCACCCAACCATCGTAGCTATGGGATACAGACAAGCAGCTGCAAAAGCACAAGAAATCTTAGACAACATTGCAATCGACACTGTAGACAGAGAAACCTTAATGAAAGTAGCAATGACTGCAATGACCGGAAAAGGAACCGAAGCTGCACGTGAACCATTAGCTGAATTAATCGTTGATGCTGTACAAAAAGTAGCTGACGGAAACGATGTTGACATTGACCACATCAAAATCGAGAAAAAAGACGGTGCTGTAGTAGAAGAATCTACCTTAGTTGAAGGTGTAATCGTAGACAAAGAAAGAGTACACCCAGGTATGCCTAAAGAAGTAAAAGATGCAAAAATCGCATTAGTAAACACTCCTCTTGAAGTAAAAGAAACTGAAGTAGATGCAGAAATCAGAATAACCGACCCTGCTCAAATGCAAGCATTCATCGAACAAGAAGAAAACATGGTTAAAGAAATGGTTCAAAAAATCGTTGATGCTGGAGCAGACGTATTATTCGCACAAAAAGGTATCGATGACCTTGCACAACACTACTTAGCTAAAGCAGGCGTTTTAGCTGTAAGAAGAGTTAAAAAATCCGATATTGAAAAATTAGCAAGAGCAACCGGTGCTACTGTTGTATCTAACTTAGATGACTTAGAAGAAGCTGACTTAGGTGAAGCAGGTATCGTAGAAGAAAGAAAAGTATCTGGCGAAGATATGATCTTTGTTGAAGAATGTAAATCTGCAAAAGCTGTAACCTTATTCGTAAGAGGAAGTACCAAACACATCGTAGACGAAATCGTAAGAGCAATCGAAGACGCAATCGGTGTAGTGGCAGCTACTGTAGAAGATGATCAAGTTGTAGCTGGTGGAGGAGCTCCAGAAATCGCTATGGCTAAAAAACTTAAAGATTACGCAGAATCTATCAGTGGAAGGGAACAATTAGCAGTAACTGCATTTGCAGAAGCTTTAGAAGTTGTTCCTAAAACCTTAGCTGAAAACGCTGGATTAGACAGTATCGATTCATTAGTAGACTTAAGAGCATCCCACGAAGACAACCCATACATGGGATTAAACGTTTTCACCGGAAAAGTAATGGATATGAAAGATGCTGGTGTAATTGAACCAAAACGTGTCAAAAAACAAGCTATCCAATCTGCATCCGAAGCTGCTGAAATGATCTTAAGAATCGACGATGTAATCGCATCAAGTGGTAGCGGAAACCCTGATATGGATCCTGCTGCTATGGGCGGAATGCCTCCAATGATGTAG